TTTCTTGACGAAATCGGCGGCTTCATTCGGGTCCGTCAACAACTGATCGCGCGTCATGGTGGAATCCGTGCCGTGGCCATCCTCCTTGTCGCCACGCATGGTTTCCAGCGATCCCAGGCAGCCAAGTTCGCCTTCCACCGACACGCCGATCATGTGCGCCATTTCGACCACACGGCGGGTCACGTCGACGTTGTACTCAAAGCTGGCGATGGTCTTGCCGTCGGCCTGTAGCGAGCCGTCCATCATCACGCTGGAAAAACCGAGACGCATGGCCTGCTGGCAAATTGCCGGGCTTTGGCCGTGATCCTGGTGCATGGAGATGGGCACGGCGGGATAAGTATCGACGGCAGCTTCGATCAGATATTTCAGAAACGTCTCGCCCGCATATTTGCGCGCGCCAGCAGAGGCCTGCATGATCACCGGGCTGTCAGTTTCCGACGCGGCTTCCATGATCGCCTGCACCTGCTCCAGGTTGTTCACATTAAAGGCGGGAACGCCGTAACCGTTTTCGGCGGCGTGGTCGAGTAGTTGGCGCATGGATACGAGGGGCATGGCAATCTCCTGAGGGTGTGATG
The Betaproteobacteria bacterium genome window above contains:
- a CDS encoding fructose-bisphosphate aldolase class II; the protein is MPLVSMRQLLDHAAENGYGVPAFNVNNLEQVQAIMEAASETDSPVIMQASAGARKYAGETFLKYLIEAAVDTYPAVPISMHQDHGQSPAICQQAMRLGFSSVMMDGSLQADGKTIASFEYNVDVTRRVVEMAHMIGVSVEGELGCLGSLETMRGDKEDGHGTDSTMTRDQLLTDPNEAADFVKKTGVDALAIAIGTSHGAYKFTRKPTGDILAIDRIKQINARIPNTHLVMHGSSSVPQDLLKIIRENGGDMKETYGVPVEEIQEGIKHGVRKINIDTDIRLAMTAAIRKFMNENKGAFDPRDYLKPARAAAKEICKQRFQQFGCAGNGPKIKGITLAKMAEKYAKGELTQVVK